Proteins from one candidate division WOR-3 bacterium genomic window:
- a CDS encoding ABC transporter permease gives MTKLLKIIRIELMLFIRQRESVFYTLAFPFICLLLFAGIWGKFPGYINTLTSGLTGMIALNIAVFGAGLVLNFYRQHGFYKRLTISPVSELIYLSGLIISRFIILFVVANLFMLFSYTVFGFRIKGNIFEVNLILFIGTLSLAALAVFLVSLGRTQSQTIQTANLLFFPMLFLGGTFYSIDHLPQFLKIIAHVFPYTYLNKGLSNIIIRGTPFFQNITELGILLFWLILCLSLAVKRFKKEEVL, from the coding sequence ATGACTAAATTGCTGAAGATCATCAGGATTGAATTGATGCTGTTTATCAGGCAGAGAGAATCGGTTTTCTATACTTTAGCTTTTCCCTTTATTTGTCTTCTGCTTTTTGCCGGCATTTGGGGTAAATTCCCTGGTTATATTAATACCTTAACGAGCGGGCTTACCGGTATGATTGCTCTCAATATCGCCGTATTCGGCGCGGGACTTGTCCTGAATTTTTACCGACAGCATGGTTTTTATAAAAGGCTTACAATTTCACCGGTCAGCGAATTAATATATCTCAGCGGTCTTATTATAAGCAGATTCATAATCCTTTTTGTTGTAGCCAATCTTTTTATGCTTTTTTCATATACAGTATTCGGATTTCGAATAAAGGGCAACATATTTGAGGTGAACTTAATTTTATTTATAGGAACATTATCATTAGCAGCTTTGGCGGTGTTTCTCGTTTCTTTAGGCCGAACACAGAGTCAGACAATTCAGACCGCCAATCTTTTGTTTTTCCCTATGCTTTTTCTCGGCGGCACTTTTTATTCTATCGACCATCTGCCGCAGTTTTTGAAAATAATTGCCCATGTGTTTCCTTATACCTATTTGAATAAAGGTCTTTCTAATATTATAATACGCGGCACACCTTTTTTCCAAAACATCACAGAATTGGGTATATTGCTCTTTTGGTTAATTCTGTGTCTGTCCCTTGCAGTCAAAAGATTCAAAAAAGAGGAGGTGTTATGA
- a CDS encoding ABC transporter ATP-binding protein encodes MAAIRFERVTKKYDGFTAVDEISFTVEKGEIFGLLGPNGSGKTTISEMIVGLKKPSSGEISVANVDPFFQRKRLAGIIGVQLDYTALPWNIKVKEAVELFASFHNIKSSERIRFLLERFGLANKKERLYKHLSRGEKQRLGMILACLHDPRVLILDEPFSRLDPVARQKFFDYLKGCKKENKTVFINTHNITEADKLCDRIGIIHKGKLCAIDSPQSLVKNIGFKFRITCPVDFSLKINSPVTKVVHTAVNTYFFTNQPQELIHVLQKSNQNFTQKNVDLTDVFLLLVGEEFND; translated from the coding sequence ATGGCTGCTATTAGATTCGAAAGAGTGACTAAAAAATATGATGGATTTACCGCCGTGGACGAAATCTCTTTTACTGTGGAAAAGGGAGAAATTTTTGGACTCTTGGGACCCAATGGAAGCGGCAAAACAACAATTTCAGAGATGATCGTTGGATTAAAAAAACCTTCATCCGGAGAGATTTCTGTTGCTAACGTGGATCCTTTTTTTCAACGGAAAAGGTTGGCAGGTATTATAGGCGTACAATTGGATTATACCGCTCTACCCTGGAACATAAAAGTAAAAGAAGCTGTTGAATTATTTGCTTCATTCCATAATATAAAATCATCCGAGCGGATACGATTCCTTCTGGAAAGATTTGGACTGGCGAATAAAAAGGAGCGGCTGTATAAACATCTTTCCCGGGGAGAAAAACAACGTCTTGGTATGATATTGGCTTGCCTTCACGATCCCCGGGTGTTGATTCTTGATGAACCGTTTTCCCGCCTTGATCCTGTTGCGCGGCAAAAATTTTTTGATTATTTGAAAGGTTGTAAAAAAGAAAACAAAACAGTCTTCATTAATACACACAATATTACAGAAGCAGATAAACTATGTGATCGGATTGGAATTATTCATAAAGGGAAATTATGTGCTATTGATTCACCGCAGAGTCTGGTGAAAAACATAGGATTTAAATTCCGCATAACATGCCCAGTGGATTTTTCTCTGAAGATAAATTCTCCAGTAACAAAGGTTGTTCACACAGCCGTAAATACATATTTTTTCACAAACCAGCCGCAAGAACTTATCCATGTATTGCAGAAATCCAATCAAAATTTTACGCAGAAAAATGTGGATTTAACGGATGTTTTCCTTCTATTAGTCGGAGAGGAATTCAATGACTAA
- a CDS encoding SagB/ThcOx family dehydrogenase, whose product MRKRKRDIFAELTDNHLWNLWEIFHENTKINKLYSREYGTFIETVTRHPYFLKRMAMSYKLYAGKKQIKLPKTFTNSHKSIETIIRQRRTRRNFSGKPITIEETAKLLYFSYGINAKVPIPKDPTVIQFLRVTPSAGALYPLELYINIFLSQDIKPGLYHYNVLHHALEELKLGDFRDSISNACMIQQMIKGANAVLFITGIFKRTTFKYHERGYRFVLMESGHVAQNLSLICEAISLGSVLIGGFHDDEINSFLEVDGVNEAVLYPIVIGKPVFE is encoded by the coding sequence ATGCGAAAAAGAAAAAGAGATATTTTTGCCGAGCTTACTGATAATCATCTCTGGAATTTATGGGAAATCTTTCACGAGAACACTAAAATTAACAAATTATACAGCCGTGAGTATGGAACTTTTATAGAAACAGTTACACGACATCCTTATTTTTTGAAAAGAATGGCGATGTCATATAAACTCTATGCCGGCAAAAAACAGATAAAATTACCGAAAACTTTTACGAATTCACATAAAAGCATTGAAACAATTATCAGACAACGCCGTACAAGAAGAAATTTTAGCGGAAAGCCCATTACGATAGAAGAAACAGCAAAATTACTGTATTTTTCTTACGGCATTAATGCAAAAGTTCCCATTCCAAAGGATCCAACCGTGATTCAATTCTTACGGGTTACTCCCTCGGCTGGTGCTCTTTATCCCCTGGAACTTTACATAAACATTTTTTTGTCACAAGATATTAAACCGGGACTCTATCATTATAATGTATTACATCACGCGCTTGAAGAATTAAAATTGGGCGATTTTCGAGATTCTATTTCAAATGCATGTATGATCCAACAAATGATTAAAGGTGCGAATGCTGTTTTGTTTATAACGGGAATATTTAAAAGAACAACATTCAAATATCACGAACGCGGTTATCGTTTCGTTCTTATGGAAAGTGGTCATGTAGCTCAGAATTTATCCCTGATATGCGAAGCCATCAGTTTAGGTTCGGTTCTTATCGGAGGCTTCCATGATGATGAAATTAATTCTTTTCTGGAAGTTGATGGTGTTAATGAGGCTGTTTTATATCCGATTGTTATAGGTAAGCCTGTTTTTGAATAG